The window tggatccattgtaggtgccagtcatgtcctaaattgctataggcaattaggactcataTGTGACGCgcatagcgccagtcttcacatgattgtaATAATAGAGCGTAATtcattattacacccaatcctattcatgtcagaatatcttTGCATGAGCTCATGTGTTAGCATATGTCGATAAGGACCTAATATTATATGTTCGTTATGTGAGATATTGTGACCACTAgatattatatgttttatatgcgAGATATGGTGAATTATTGCATTCTTGAGATATTACTAtttacggtaagtattttcatactatacataGTATGTTATATATTTGGAAACCATACTTATTTTATAGCAAGGGGTTATACGtttttgaaaaggtttttacaacactttattttcaggaccactcacccttgtttttcgcccctccaaggATTAACAGCGATGCTCGTGTTGATGAGGATTTCTGGCAACAGTTGATAGAGGAGATTACTTTCGATAGTATAattcttattctaattttattgtactttacttatgctctgacatcacgtgtgaaatcgGTTCAACCCAGCTCACATGCACTCTTGCATTTAGCCACTTTTAGGCTTAAATTCATTCATATTTTTGCATcattatactttatggctttaTCACCTTTCTGGTGTCGGCTCAATTCGGAGTCCAGGTGAACATTCCGGATCAGGATGTTTCATCATTTGTGGACCACAAACCTTGATTTCTCTAGATTGGATATTTGAATTTAAAGTTCATAGAGAAAGCTTGAACCATCTTTGTCCAAATTATAGGTCGCTTGATCCCGGCCATTTAGAATTTATTCTTGTTTCAAACTTGCCCCATGTCATGTCCTCTCACCATCAATAGAATAAACATGACCTTGTGCTTTGAGAATACAGCGGATAATCCTAGATCGTATTAGACAAATTTCTACTTTAAATGTAAAACACAAGCAACCGAAAAACTAGTAACATTTACAGTAGAAAGTTGCCTAATGTGCATGTGACTGTCAGTAATGATAAGAATTATAGCATCTAACTCAAAACTGGGACCGAAAATTGGGCGGAGAGGCTCGAGATATTTTAAACTATTACGCACGGCTTCCCTTTTTCTAATGTGGGATAAGCTCTCAACAGTTACATACTTCTGTTGAGGTTTCTACTTGAGAACACGTGGAGTATTATTTTGATCTTTATTCACATCTCAACAGCAAAAAGAGAGGGGGAAAGGGAGCTTATTTATTTACAGAGTGGTTAGGAGTAATGGTAGAAGGTTTATTCCAGAACTTGGCTCGGCCATAAACGCTTCCACCTTGCAATTTCCTCGTCGTTGTAAAGCTTTCGTACTCCTCCATAGAAGCCGTCTGCTTCATTGCCTTCTTCTCGATTGTCCTTCCTGTTTATCATCATTTGTCTCCACCGGGATCCAGGAGTGTGCTGACGGAACTCCAGAACTACTATATCTGTAATTAGAGAGTACTTGTTTGTCAGATACTTATATACAGTAGTGGTAAAATAGAAGTAGAATCCTAGCCCCGGAAAAAAAATACTATGCAAACTCCGCTTCCTTCGGATAGCCTAAGGGTCACAAGTGATtagaagaaacaaaagaatGCGTGAAACAGATGGTTTACATATGTGAAAAATGAATTCAGCAAGACTAGCACGTAggttttccttttcatttttagTCAAGCGTCACTTCTTTCGTTTATAAAACAATGATCAAAATGCAAGGGACCGCTATTTGCTAAGAACAAACAATTATGTTGAGGATGGAAATAAAACATATTCGACACCAAAACATAGATAAGACATCAGATTTGGTCATGACAAACAACCGTAGCAGGGACACATTCCTCAAACGTAAGAAACACAGAAGGGTGTTTCAGCGTCAAGTTATCTTTATGTCTAGGTTTAGAGTTTTCCGCTGTCTAAATTAATGCAGGACATGGATTCCCATGCTGAAACTGCTTGAATGTCCAACTATTCAGGGGAAGAGATATCCTATACTCCATAGATTTCTATATGAAGACTTTAGTACCggagaaagttgaggttccaccataaaaccaattggcaatatggtgAGTAGACCAACCTCTTACACATGCAAGGTCCCTTCTGTCATCAATATGACATTCATTCTCAACAAGTACGGCATCTCATGCATGATATTTATCGACTGACATAGGAAGGAAGTCTGTCTTTtgtaacagaaaaaaaaaaaaaaaaacaaaaaagcgaGAAAGAAGTATGTATCTCCCAGTAATGAAAAAAACGAAGAAAGCGGAATTGCAGAAACTGAAATGTTGTTCTCACCATTGTAGTGACAACGGCAGTGATTCACATTCCCATTGCACAACTCTAAGTGACCAATGACACCATACCACCAACCTAAAATACATAAGAATCCAAATTATTGCCAAATTCCTTCCAAAAGTAATGGAAAATATAGAGACATTTGAAGGTGGGATTTACAAACACACCATAAGGAAATTCATTGTTTCTTCTCCACTGGATCTCAATATGATCACCGGGTTTTAAGTCATGTAAACAATCAGAAACATGAAGTTTGTAAGGAGGAGTATCAACTGGAGCCGCTCTTAGTCTATCCCATGGTATATTTTCCTCTACTACCCTCCGCCCATAAGGTGAATACCTGCAATGTACATTTTTGAATTCAAGAGAGGACCGTTCAGAAATAAGCCTTTCCAGAATCGAACTTTATATATGAATACGCGCATATAAAGCAGACTGCTACTCTACCTTGCTTGAAATGTGTTTGTCCGCGAATCATAGCGCAGTTGTGCATCATAACAAGACAGCAGAAACCCTAGATTACCATGCTGCAGTAAaagagacacacacacacacacacacacacacacatatatatatatatatgtatatatatatatatataaggtgtTCATTGAATTGTCAAGCAAGaaaacaacaaacaaacaaaaaaattgtacaGACTATAAATTAGCAGAGATATACTACTGATAATATTTGCGGCAATACCTCGCGGTTGTAGACCTGAGCCGGGAACCAGAACTTGCCACTTTCAAGAGAGAGATACAGAGACATGATCGAATGGACGGGTAAACTATGACTACTACCCTTCACTTTACAATTACACACACAAGTTACTGATTGTGGCAGAGTAGTCCATGTGGAAGGCAAAATGATAGCCGCAAGGGACTCCATTAAACCTTTTTTCCTGGTCTTAAGACAGTAATGTCTGGTTCTATTTCTTGAGGCCACATGCAGTTGCCATTGTCTGTAAGCAGCAGGCCCAATAAGTGTACCCCATTTGTGCTTCATATGGTTGTCCCACAAGTGATCACTTTTGCAGCTCTCCCATAGAGAAGAACAAACTGCTGCCATGGAGAACAACCCAGATGGGGGAAGCTTCTCAAGAATGCAGCCCAAGGCCAAGTCGGGCAAATCCAGGAGAGAGAGACtagtttctctctcctctctctgccCCTCCACATTTGAACCAGAAGTCACCATCTTTTTTAATTTGGAGGTGATGGGTTGGAGTGAAATCCAGTTTTTCTGGAGAAAACTTGAAGATCCACTCCAAAACTTGAGTGAGATTAATCTGAGGTTATTCTCCCATGTCTGTAACATTGGTTTGTGGTGAGTGAAGGACTTGGAAAGGAGGATGAAAGAGACAAAAGAAATAAGGAGGTAAAGCATTGGATGGAGTGAGCGAGTGAAACTTCAAATTTTTAAGTGATTGATTGGAGTTTGGCAAGCCTTGAGTGAATGCAAATATATAATGTATGAGATGAGAGGAGAGAGGGGGAAAATGAAAGCTAttaatttactttgtttttcattttatttgacAAAGAAAGATGAACCAATGGCAGTTTAAATATTGAGAATGTAGTAGGAGAAATGCTAAGTAGACTCTCAAAATGGTACTCTTCATTGACTCTATGTCACCTCACATTTTAACGTCAATTAAtgtgtcaatattataaaatctTGTGTAAAAAACATGAGGTTGCAAAGAGTCCACGGAAGTAGATAGATCGATCAAGGACCAGCTCTTCAATCTTCAGAAAATCCCATATGCAA is drawn from Malus domestica chromosome 14, GDT2T_hap1 and contains these coding sequences:
- the LOC103454707 gene encoding F-box protein At2g26850-like, with protein sequence MLYLLISFVSFILLSKSFTHHKPMLQTWENNLRLISLKFWSGSSSFLQKNWISLQPITSKLKKMVTSGSNVEGQREERETSLSLLDLPDLALGCILEKLPPSGLFSMAAVCSSLWESCKSDHLWDNHMKHKWGTLIGPAAYRQWQLHVASRNRTRHYCLKTRKKGLMESLAAIILPSTWTTLPQSVTCVCNCKVKGSSHSLPVHSIMSLYLSLESGKFWFPAQVYNREHGNLGFLLSCYDAQLRYDSRTNTFQARYSPYGRRVVEENIPWDRLRAAPVDTPPYKLHVSDCLHDLKPGDHIEIQWRRNNEFPYGWWYGVIGHLELCNGNVNHCRCHYNDIVVLEFRQHTPGSRWRQMMINRKDNREEGNEADGFYGGVRKLYNDEEIARWKRLWPSQVLE